Proteins found in one Haemorhous mexicanus isolate bHaeMex1 chromosome 23, bHaeMex1.pri, whole genome shotgun sequence genomic segment:
- the SVBP gene encoding small vasohibin-binding protein, with protein sequence MSHTSKGQRSIGGLWEQPPRPAARRRCGTLHALFARAPRAGNRAPKGGRGPLPSCPGHSPSAMDTGAGARKERPKPREPAARLEKAKQRSAQQELKQRQRAEIYALNRVMTELEQQQFDSFCKQMQGSGE encoded by the exons ATGTCACACACCAGTAAAGGACAGCGGAGCATTGGGGGACTCTGGGAGCAGCCCCCGCGCCCGGCCGCCAGGCGGCGCTGTGGCACCCTGCACGCGCTGTTCGCGCGTGCGCCCAGGGCGGGTAATCGAGCGCCGAAAGGCGGAAGGGGTCCGCTGCCATCTTGCCCCGGGCACAGCCCCTCCG CCATGGATACGGGCGCGGGGGCGCGGAAGGAGCGGCCGAAGCCACGGGAGCCAGCGGCTCGCCTGGAGAAGGCCAAGCAGAGGTcggcacagcaggagctgaagcagCGGCAGCGGGCGGAG ATCTACGCCCTGAACCGGGTGATGacggagctggagcagcagcagttcgACTCCTTCTGCAAGCAGATGCAGGGATCCGGGGAATGA
- the LOC132337764 gene encoding E3 ubiquitin-protein ligase TRIM62: MACSLKDELLCSICLSIYQDPVGLGCEHYFCRRCITEHWVRQEPQGTRDCPECRRTFPEPTLAPSLKLANIVERYSAFPLDAILGAQRSPFPCKDHEKVKLFCLTDRAVVCFFCDEPAVHEQHQVTNVDDAFEELQRELKEQLQGLQESERGHTEALQLLKKQLAETKSSAKSLRATIGEAFERLHRLLRERQKAMLEELEADTARTLSDIEHKIQRYSQQLRKVQEGTQILQERLAEADKHVFLAGVASLSERLKGKIHETNLTYEDFPTSKYMGPLQYTIWKSLFQDIHPVPAALTLDPGTAHHRLILSDDCTIVAYGNLHPQPLQDSPRRFDVEVSVLGAEAFGAGVHYWEVVVSEKTQWMIGLAHEAVTRKGSIQIQPSRGFYCIVMHDGNQYSACTEPWTRLNVKGKLEKVGVFLDYDKGLLIFYNADDMSWLYTFRERFPGKLCSYFSPGQSHANGKNVQPLRINTVRI, encoded by the exons ATGGCATGCAGTCTCAAGGACGAGCTGCTGTGCTCCATCTGCCTGAGCATCTACCAGGACCCGgtggggctgggctgcgagCACTACTTCTGCCGCCGCTGCATCACGGAGCACTGGGTGCGCCAGGAGCCGCAGGGCACCCGCGACTGCCCCGAGTGCCGCCGCACCTTCCCCGAGCCCACGCTGGCCCCCAGCCTCAAGCTGGCCAACATCGTGGAGCGCTACAGCGCCTTCCCCCTGGATGCCATCCTGGGGGCCCAGcgcagccccttcccctgcaAGGACCACGAGAAGGTGAAGCTCTTCTGCCTCACCGACCGTGCCGTGGTCTGCTTCTTCTGCGATGAGCCAGCTGTGCACGAGCAGCACCAGGTCACCAACGTGGACGATGCCTTcgaggagctgcag cgggagctgaaggagcagctccaggggctgcaggagagcgAGCGTGGCCACACGgaagccctgcagctcctcaagAAGCAGCTGGCTGAGACCAAG TCCTCAGCCAAGAGCCTGCGGGCAACCATCGGGGAGGCGTTCGAGCGGCTGCACCGGCTGCTGCGGGAGCGGCAGAAGGCaatgctggaggagctggaggccGACACGGCGCGCACGCTCAGCGACATCGAGCACAAGATCCAGCGCTACAGCCAGCAGCTGCGCAAGGTCCAGGAGGGCACCCAGATCCTGCAGGAGCGCCTGGCCGAGGCGGATAAACACGTCTTCCTGGCCGGCGTGGCGTCCCTCTCCGAGAG GCTGAAGGGGAAGATCCACGAGACCAACCTGACCTATGAGGACTTTCCCACCTCCAAGTACATGGGCCCGCTGCAGTACACCATCTGGAAATCCCTCTTCCAGGACATCCATCCTG tgccagcagcactgacccTGGACCCCGGCACTGCCCACCACCGCCTCATCCTGTCGGACGACTGCACCATCGTGGCCTACGGCAACCTGCACCCGCAGCCGCTGCAGGACTCGCCGCGGCGCTTCGACGTGGAGGTGTCGGTGCTGGGCGCCGAGGCCTTTGGCGCTGGGGTGCACTACTGGGAGGTGGTGGTGTCCGAAAAAACCCAGTGGATGATCGGCCTGGCCCACGAGGCCGTGACCCGCAAGGGCAGCATCCAGATCCAGCCGAGCCGCGGGTTCTACTGCATCGTGATGCACGACGGGAACCAGTACAGCGCCTGCACCGAGCCCTGGACACGGCTCAACGTCAAGGGCAAGCTGGAGAAGGTGGGCGTCTTCCTGGACTACGACAAGGGGCTCCTCATCTTCTACAACGCCGACGACATGTCCTGGCTGTACACCTTCCGGGAGAGGTTTCCCGGGAAGCTGTGCTCGTATTTCAGTCCTGGGCAGAGCCACGCCAACGGGAAGAACGTGCAGCCGCTGCGGATCAACACCGTCCGTATCTAG